In a single window of the Acidobacteriota bacterium genome:
- a CDS encoding EVE domain-containing protein, with translation MNYWMVKQEPDKYSWDDFVAEGQTDWTGVRNYQARNNLREMKKGDKVLFYHSNVGKEVVGIAKVTKPAFQDPTTDDDRWVAIELTPVKKLKKPVGLADIKGNLALANLGLIKQSQLSVIAVTKDEFEEILSMAQ, from the coding sequence ATGAACTACTGGATGGTAAAACAAGAGCCCGACAAGTATTCTTGGGATGATTTTGTCGCTGAGGGGCAGACGGATTGGACGGGTGTAAGGAATTATCAAGCTCGTAACAATCTGCGCGAGATGAAAAAGGGCGACAAAGTGCTTTTTTATCATTCGAACGTCGGTAAAGAGGTTGTCGGCATTGCCAAAGTGACAAAGCCTGCGTTCCAAGACCCGACCACCGACGATGATCGCTGGGTCGCAATCGAGTTAACGCCGGTCAAAAAGCTCAAAAAGCCCGTTGGTTTAGCTGACATCAAAGGCAATCTTGCCCTCGCAAACCTAGGCCTGATAAAGCAATCGCAGCTTTCTGTGATCGCTGTTACCAAGGACGAATTCGAAGAAATTTTGAGCATGGCCCAATAA
- the gndA gene encoding NADP-dependent phosphogluconate dehydrogenase, whose amino-acid sequence MTSQFGMIGLGTMGRNFLLNVTEHGFSAVGFDIDAAKRDLLLSEGVGLPVDTAPDLAEFVSKLAAPRSIMLLVPAGPIVDSVIAELTPLIAEGDLIIDGGNSHYTDTDRRMAYLAAKGIGFLGVGVSGGEEGARRGPSIMPGGPRDYYDRVEPVFQAVAAKVNGEPCVAYMGSGSAGHFVKMVHNGIEYGMMQLIAETHDYMRRALHMQNTELHRTFGEWNSGELSSFLIEITSIVLKKIDAETGRPLVELILDTAGQKGTGKWTSQAAMDLGVPVPTIDCAVTLRQISSRKQLRQQISAKYDDIHATADLSRSRTSINELKDGLYAAIVLTYIQGMSMLQAASVERGYGLDLAEIAKIWRGGCIIRSKLLETIREAYAANPAIETLLLDDRFSRILLSRSRSLRKAVISFNENAIPSACMSSALAYFDAFRSANLPANLIQAQRDYFGAHTYQRIDQEGIFHTDDWE is encoded by the coding sequence ATGACATCGCAATTCGGAATGATCGGTCTCGGCACAATGGGCCGCAATTTTCTCTTGAACGTCACCGAACACGGCTTTTCGGCTGTCGGCTTTGATATTGACGCGGCCAAGCGCGACCTTCTGCTGTCCGAAGGAGTCGGTTTGCCGGTCGATACAGCGCCGGACCTCGCCGAATTCGTCTCAAAGCTCGCCGCGCCGCGCAGCATTATGCTTCTTGTGCCCGCGGGTCCGATCGTTGACAGTGTGATCGCAGAACTCACACCGCTGATTGCCGAAGGCGACCTGATCATCGACGGCGGTAATTCTCACTACACAGACACCGACCGGCGCATGGCCTATCTGGCGGCGAAGGGCATCGGTTTCCTCGGCGTCGGCGTGTCCGGCGGCGAAGAAGGAGCCCGCCGCGGGCCGAGCATCATGCCCGGCGGACCTCGCGACTATTACGACCGCGTCGAGCCTGTTTTTCAGGCGGTCGCGGCGAAAGTGAACGGCGAGCCGTGCGTTGCATATATGGGTTCGGGTTCCGCGGGCCATTTCGTCAAGATGGTCCACAACGGCATCGAATACGGCATGATGCAGCTGATCGCTGAGACGCACGACTATATGCGGCGTGCTCTGCATATGCAGAATACCGAGCTGCACCGCACCTTTGGCGAATGGAACAGCGGCGAATTATCGTCCTTTTTGATCGAAATAACGTCGATCGTGCTCAAAAAGATCGACGCCGAAACAGGCCGTCCGCTTGTCGAACTCATCCTCGACACGGCCGGGCAAAAGGGAACCGGCAAATGGACGTCGCAGGCGGCGATGGACCTCGGGGTTCCTGTGCCGACGATAGATTGTGCGGTCACCCTGCGGCAGATCTCTTCACGCAAACAGCTTCGTCAACAGATCTCTGCGAAATACGACGACATCCACGCCACCGCTGACCTCAGCCGCTCACGCACATCGATAAATGAGCTGAAAGACGGGCTTTACGCCGCGATCGTTTTGACCTACATACAGGGAATGTCGATGCTGCAGGCGGCGTCCGTGGAACGCGGTTACGGCCTGGACCTCGCAGAGATCGCGAAAATATGGCGCGGAGGCTGCATTATTCGTTCAAAATTGCTCGAAACCATCCGCGAAGCCTACGCCGCAAACCCCGCCATCGAGACCTTGCTTCTTGATGACCGTTTTTCACGTATTCTGCTTTCACGCAGCCGCTCGCTGCGAAAGGCCGTCATCTCTTTCAACGAGAATGCCATCCCGTCCGCCTGCATGTCGTCCGCACTGGCGTATTTCGACGCATTCCGCTCCGCAAACCTGCCCGCAAACCTCATCCAGGCCCAACGCGACTACTTCGGAGCCCACACTTACCAGCGGATCGATCAGGAAGGCATCTTCCACACCGACGACTGGGAATAA
- a CDS encoding four helix bundle protein produces MATFKRFEDILAWQKARVVTVDVYDLCRNDHFSKDFDLHSQIRRSSTSIMANIAEGQGRRTDKDFANFLNISLGSVAETKSHLYLAFDLGYIAQTDFDNIYEKLDEVGRMIFSLVSHLRK; encoded by the coding sequence ATGGCGACGTTTAAGAGATTTGAAGACATTTTGGCTTGGCAGAAAGCGCGAGTTGTTACCGTTGATGTCTATGATCTTTGTCGTAATGATCATTTTTCTAAGGATTTTGACCTCCACAGTCAGATTCGACGATCTTCGACCTCAATAATGGCGAATATCGCTGAAGGTCAGGGCAGACGCACGGATAAAGACTTTGCCAATTTTCTCAATATTTCATTGGGATCGGTGGCAGAAACTAAATCGCACCTATATTTAGCATTTGATCTCGGATACATTGCCCAAACTGACTTTGATAACATTTACGAAAAGCTGGACGAGGTCGGTCGGATGATCTTCAGCTTGGTATCACATTTACGAAAATAG
- a CDS encoding DUF4160 domain-containing protein codes for MPVISIFYGVTVLMYYFDNKRHNLPHIHVQHGDDEAVIGIPDGDVIEGSLRRAQLRLVQAWIEIHKDELMKNWGLAINGESVSKIEPLR; via the coding sequence ATGCCTGTAATTTCAATCTTCTACGGCGTTACCGTGCTGATGTATTATTTCGATAACAAGCGGCACAATCTCCCGCACATCCACGTGCAACACGGAGATGATGAGGCCGTTATCGGAATACCCGACGGCGATGTGATCGAAGGCAGTTTGAGGCGTGCTCAGTTGCGGTTGGTGCAGGCTTGGATCGAGATCCATAAGGACGAGTTGATGAAGAACTGGGGGCTGGCTATCAACGGTGAATCTGTATCCAAGATCGAACCGTTAAGGTAG
- a CDS encoding UDP-3-O-acyl-N-acetylglucosamine deacetylase, protein MNQTTLASTASVSGVGLHTGAEVSLTLRPAPENTGYIFVRTDLDNFEIPASVEYISHCSYATTLVRKGVVLSTCEHLLSALRGSGVDNCFIDLDNIEVPILDGSSEDWVELIAKAGIIEQNAPRRRLRVKKRVEIEQGDRRMSIEPSDKFEIDCTIDFPHPFIGIQTFHYAETNGDHSSVSSPYGRDIASARTFGFTHEIDMLRKANLALGGSLDNAIVLTDEGMLNKTPLRTPDEFVRHKILDIIGDVALVGMPVIGRITAHKSGHAVHAALMSKLLKTESAWEIV, encoded by the coding sequence ATGAATCAGACCACACTCGCGTCAACGGCAAGCGTTTCGGGCGTCGGGCTGCATACCGGGGCCGAAGTTTCGCTCACGCTGCGGCCTGCGCCTGAGAATACGGGCTACATATTCGTCCGAACGGACCTTGATAATTTCGAGATACCGGCGTCGGTCGAATACATATCGCATTGTTCGTACGCGACGACGCTTGTACGCAAAGGCGTGGTGCTTTCCACCTGCGAACACCTGCTTTCGGCACTTCGCGGCAGCGGCGTGGACAATTGTTTCATCGATCTGGACAACATCGAGGTGCCGATACTCGACGGATCAAGCGAAGATTGGGTCGAGCTGATCGCAAAGGCCGGCATCATAGAGCAGAATGCGCCGCGGCGGCGGCTTCGCGTAAAGAAACGCGTCGAGATCGAGCAGGGCGACCGCCGTATGTCGATCGAGCCGTCGGATAAATTCGAGATCGACTGCACCATCGACTTTCCGCACCCTTTCATAGGAATTCAAACATTCCATTACGCCGAAACCAACGGCGATCACTCATCTGTCTCCTCGCCATACGGCCGCGATATCGCTTCAGCACGCACGTTCGGCTTTACTCACGAGATCGACATGCTGCGAAAGGCAAATCTCGCACTCGGCGGCTCTTTGGATAACGCAATTGTGCTGACCGATGAAGGTATGTTGAACAAAACGCCTCTCAGAACGCCGGATGAATTCGTACGTCACAAAATACTCGATATCATTGGCGATGTCGCTCTTGTCGGTATGCCAGTGATCGGCCGCATCACCGCTCACAAATCCGGCCACGCCGTCCACGCCGCTCTCATGTCCAAACTGCTGAAGACCGAATCCGCTTGGGAGATCGTCTGA
- a CDS encoding DUF2442 domain-containing protein: MTKVIDAKANDDLTLDLKFSDGTLRRFDAKPYLDKGVFRELNNVGYFKSFTIAYGTVTWPNEQDFAPETLYVESELLN; the protein is encoded by the coding sequence ATGACAAAAGTTATAGATGCAAAAGCGAATGACGACCTGACGCTGGATCTTAAGTTTAGCGACGGTACCTTGCGAAGATTTGACGCGAAACCTTATCTCGATAAAGGGGTGTTTCGCGAACTGAACAACGTCGGTTACTTTAAGAGCTTTACGATCGCCTACGGCACGGTGACTTGGCCCAACGAGCAGGATTTCGCCCCTGAGACACTTTACGTAGAAAGCGAATTATTAAACTAA
- a CDS encoding acyl-CoA carboxylase subunit beta, which yields MDATNGISRLRSLTEEYSELEKKLRLGGGPEKIEKLHKQGKLTARERIELLLDERTFSQEIGLLVAYEEYGGQAPAAAVVTVVGKVNDRECVVVANDATIKAGAWYPETIRKILRAQEIAMRNRVPIIYLVDSAGVNLPYQGGVFPGQYGAARIFYYNSIMRRYLKVPQIAAVMGMCVAGGAYLPALSDVILMVEGTSFMGLGGANLVKGATGQTIDNETLGGAMTHNAVSGVAHYRTANDEDCIAKIRALVAELPAKEPSRVATGEVRDPKFDNTKLYELLPEDHKAPYDMHAVLDTFLDEGSLEEFQADFAKEMICGTARIGGITVGVIANSRGMIKGRPGEPPRFGGIVYTESAEKTAYFIENCDRHGVPLLFVQDVSGFMVGADAEHSGIIRAGARFVEAMATAAVPKIVLTINHASGAGYYAMAGQGFDPDFIFTLPTGRMGVMEGDSAVQAMFGTQLEKLKAAGETPSAELESEMQKVRETYDRELDAKHAAARGLVDAIVTPETTRDALILALETCLNTSKPHIGAFVLPQIEH from the coding sequence ATGGACGCAACGAACGGTATTTCACGCCTGCGAAGCCTGACCGAAGAGTATTCAGAGCTTGAAAAGAAGCTAAGACTCGGCGGCGGGCCCGAAAAGATCGAAAAACTGCACAAACAGGGCAAGTTGACAGCGCGCGAGCGGATCGAACTCCTTCTTGATGAGAGAACATTCTCGCAGGAAATCGGGCTGCTTGTAGCTTATGAAGAATACGGCGGGCAGGCTCCGGCTGCAGCGGTCGTTACGGTTGTTGGAAAGGTAAATGACCGCGAGTGCGTCGTTGTGGCGAATGATGCCACGATAAAAGCCGGTGCGTGGTATCCCGAAACGATCCGCAAGATATTGCGTGCGCAGGAGATCGCGATGCGTAATCGCGTGCCGATAATTTATCTTGTCGATTCCGCGGGAGTGAATTTGCCGTATCAAGGCGGCGTATTCCCCGGCCAATACGGGGCCGCACGCATTTTTTACTACAATTCGATCATGCGTCGTTACCTGAAGGTGCCGCAGATCGCCGCGGTGATGGGCATGTGCGTCGCGGGCGGAGCTTATCTTCCGGCGTTGTCGGATGTGATCCTGATGGTCGAAGGAACGTCTTTCATGGGGCTCGGCGGCGCAAATCTGGTGAAAGGTGCGACCGGCCAAACCATTGATAACGAAACGCTTGGCGGTGCGATGACGCACAACGCCGTTTCGGGCGTCGCGCACTATCGGACGGCGAATGACGAAGATTGTATCGCGAAAATTCGTGCATTAGTGGCTGAATTACCGGCGAAGGAGCCGTCGCGCGTCGCGACGGGCGAGGTACGAGATCCGAAATTCGACAATACGAAGCTGTATGAGCTTCTTCCCGAAGATCACAAAGCTCCGTACGATATGCACGCGGTTTTGGATACGTTCTTGGACGAAGGGAGCCTCGAAGAATTTCAAGCGGACTTTGCGAAAGAAATGATCTGCGGCACGGCTCGCATCGGCGGAATCACGGTCGGCGTTATCGCCAACAGCCGCGGCATGATAAAGGGTAGACCCGGCGAACCGCCGCGTTTCGGCGGCATCGTTTACACGGAATCGGCCGAAAAGACGGCGTATTTCATTGAAAACTGCGACCGCCACGGCGTGCCGCTGTTATTCGTGCAGGACGTCTCGGGATTCATGGTCGGGGCGGACGCGGAACATTCCGGCATCATTCGCGCCGGTGCGCGGTTCGTTGAGGCGATGGCGACCGCCGCCGTGCCGAAGATCGTGCTGACGATCAATCACGCCAGCGGTGCGGGCTATTATGCGATGGCGGGACAGGGCTTTGACCCCGATTTTATCTTTACGCTGCCGACGGGAAGAATGGGCGTGATGGAAGGCGACAGCGCGGTGCAGGCGATGTTCGGTACACAGTTGGAAAAGCTGAAGGCCGCAGGCGAGACGCCTTCTGCGGAACTGGAGTCCGAAATGCAAAAGGTCCGCGAAACGTACGACCGCGAATTGGACGC